In the genome of Candidatus Microbacterium phytovorans, one region contains:
- a CDS encoding MetQ/NlpA family ABC transporter substrate-binding protein, which produces MTRKLPLFAAATAAAALLLTGCAGGTAPATDASGDSLGTLKVGALQTPAGDILKHVAENGAAELGLTIEFVPFTDYNTPNTALADGSIDANLFQNSTFLETFNANTGEDLVSVGEAYLPTAAFYSTKISSLDELADGASIAIPNDPTNEGRALKMLAAEGLIEATDDVVDLSGVTANPRGFEFKEIENATLPQALPDVDTAFVTISFALPAGLTADQAILIEGADSPYYNVLATRPELKDDPRIVALYDLLTSQDAADYEQETWGGLVVPVTD; this is translated from the coding sequence ATGACTCGCAAGCTCCCCCTGTTCGCGGCGGCGACCGCTGCCGCCGCCCTCCTGCTCACCGGCTGCGCGGGCGGCACCGCGCCCGCCACCGACGCGTCGGGCGACAGCCTCGGCACGCTGAAGGTGGGCGCGCTGCAGACGCCCGCCGGCGACATCCTGAAGCACGTCGCCGAGAACGGCGCCGCCGAGCTCGGGCTCACGATCGAGTTCGTGCCGTTCACCGACTACAACACCCCGAACACGGCGCTGGCCGACGGGTCGATCGACGCGAACCTGTTCCAGAACTCGACGTTCCTCGAGACCTTCAACGCCAACACCGGCGAGGACCTCGTGAGCGTGGGCGAGGCGTACCTGCCGACGGCCGCGTTCTACTCGACCAAGATCTCGAGCCTCGACGAGCTCGCCGACGGCGCCTCGATCGCGATCCCCAACGACCCGACGAACGAGGGGCGCGCGCTGAAGATGCTCGCCGCCGAGGGACTCATCGAGGCGACCGACGACGTCGTCGACCTCTCGGGCGTGACGGCGAACCCGCGGGGCTTCGAGTTCAAGGAGATCGAGAACGCGACGCTGCCGCAGGCGCTTCCCGACGTCGACACGGCGTTCGTGACGATCAGCTTCGCGCTGCCGGCGGGGCTCACCGCCGACCAGGCGATCCTCATCGAGGGCGCCGACAGCCCGTACTACAACGTGCTGGCCACGCGTCCGGAGCTCAAGGACGACCCCCGCATCGTCGCGCTCTACGACCTCCTCACCTCGCAGGACGCCGCCGACTACGAGCAGGAGACCTGGGGCGGCCTCGTCGTCCCCGTGACCGACTGA
- the argG gene encoding argininosuccinate synthase: MSKVLQSLPVGERVGIAFSGGLDTSVAVAWMRDKGAVPFTYTGDLGQYDEDDIASIPGRALQYGAEASRLIDCKPLLVEEGLVALACGAFHIRSGGRTYFNTTPIGRAVTGTLLVRAMKEDGVDIWGDGSTYKGNDIERFYRYGLLANPALRIYKPWLDADFVTELGGRKEMSEWLVAHDFPYRDSVEKAYSTDANIWGATHEAKTLEHLDVSLEVVEPIMGVRFWDPSVEIATEDVSVTFEAGRPVAINGVEFADAVALVQEANAIGGRHGLGMSDQIENRIIEAKSRGIYEAPGMALLFIAYERLVNGILNEDTLATYHEQGRRLGRLMYEGRWLEPQSFMLRESIQRWVGSAVTGTVTLRLRRGEDYTILDTTSPNLSYSPEKLSMERVGDAAFGPTDRIGQLTMRNLDIADSRARLEQYAGLGLIGGATAELVGELVSGESAEITGHARPYYAEREELAEALDEASESASFDFGAD; this comes from the coding sequence ATGTCGAAGGTCCTCCAGTCCCTGCCCGTCGGCGAGCGCGTCGGCATCGCCTTCTCGGGAGGCCTTGACACCTCCGTCGCCGTCGCGTGGATGCGCGACAAGGGCGCCGTCCCCTTCACCTACACGGGCGACCTCGGTCAGTACGACGAAGACGACATCGCCTCGATCCCCGGGCGCGCCCTGCAGTACGGCGCCGAGGCGTCGCGTCTCATCGACTGCAAGCCGCTCCTCGTCGAAGAGGGTCTCGTGGCGCTGGCGTGCGGCGCGTTCCACATCCGCTCCGGCGGGCGCACGTACTTCAACACGACGCCCATCGGCCGCGCCGTCACGGGCACGCTGCTCGTGCGCGCGATGAAGGAGGACGGCGTCGACATCTGGGGCGACGGCTCCACCTACAAGGGCAACGACATCGAGCGGTTCTACCGCTACGGCCTGCTCGCCAACCCGGCGCTGCGCATCTACAAGCCTTGGCTGGATGCCGACTTCGTGACGGAGCTCGGTGGTCGCAAGGAGATGAGCGAGTGGCTCGTCGCCCACGACTTCCCCTACCGCGACTCGGTCGAGAAGGCGTACTCGACCGACGCGAACATCTGGGGGGCCACGCACGAGGCGAAGACCCTCGAGCACCTCGACGTGTCGCTGGAGGTCGTCGAGCCCATCATGGGCGTGCGCTTCTGGGACCCGTCGGTCGAGATCGCCACCGAAGACGTGTCGGTCACTTTCGAGGCGGGACGCCCCGTCGCGATCAACGGCGTGGAATTCGCGGATGCCGTTGCCCTCGTCCAGGAGGCGAACGCGATCGGCGGTCGCCACGGCCTGGGCATGAGCGACCAGATCGAGAACCGCATCATCGAGGCGAAGAGCCGCGGCATTTACGAGGCCCCCGGAATGGCGCTGCTGTTCATCGCGTACGAGCGTCTGGTCAACGGCATCCTGAACGAGGACACCCTCGCGACCTACCACGAGCAGGGCCGCCGCCTCGGCCGGCTCATGTACGAGGGGCGGTGGCTCGAGCCGCAGTCGTTCATGCTGCGCGAGTCGATCCAGCGGTGGGTGGGGTCTGCCGTGACCGGCACCGTCACGCTGCGCCTGCGCCGCGGCGAGGACTACACGATCCTCGACACCACCAGCCCGAACCTGTCGTACTCGCCGGAGAAGCTGTCGATGGAGCGCGTCGGCGACGCGGCCTTCGGCCCGACCGACCGCATCGGGCAGCTGACGATGCGCAACCTCGACATCGCCGACTCCCGCGCCCGTCTCGAGCAGTACGCGGGCCTGGGTCTCATCGGTGGCGCGACGGCGGAGCTCGTGGGCGAGCTGGTGTCAGGCGAGTCGGCGGAGATCACCGGCCACGCGCGGCCGTACTACGCCGAGCGCGAGGAGCTCGCCGAGGCGCTCGACGAGGCATCCGAGTCGGCGTCGTTCGACTTCGGCGCCGACTGA
- a CDS encoding helix-turn-helix domain containing protein, with translation MSTTAPARRPRRDAAANRAGILSAAATTLAHDPHASIDTIARAAGLTRRALYGHFDDRDALLRELIDAGAPRFNAIADAVDGTDPAPLALARLTDRLWTEAAHVQVAAALALDETHVEWTAAALAPLRRTVAELVRRGQADGMLRTDVAGPTVARLIEETARVVVTRLDASSPDARLLAVRAVLSIAGLSWREADAVLLSLDTEP, from the coding sequence ATGAGCACGACCGCGCCGGCGCGTCGCCCGAGAAGGGATGCCGCGGCCAACCGCGCAGGAATCCTCTCGGCGGCAGCCACCACCCTCGCCCACGACCCGCACGCGTCGATCGACACGATCGCCCGGGCCGCCGGCCTGACGCGGCGCGCGCTCTACGGCCACTTCGACGACCGCGACGCACTCCTGCGCGAACTCATCGACGCCGGCGCTCCGCGCTTCAACGCGATCGCCGACGCCGTCGACGGAACCGACCCCGCACCGCTCGCACTGGCTCGCCTCACCGATCGACTGTGGACGGAGGCGGCCCACGTCCAGGTGGCCGCCGCCCTCGCCCTCGATGAGACGCACGTCGAGTGGACCGCCGCCGCCCTCGCTCCGCTGCGGCGCACGGTGGCCGAGCTCGTCCGGCGCGGGCAGGCCGACGGCATGCTTCGCACCGACGTCGCCGGCCCGACGGTCGCGCGACTCATCGAGGAGACGGCGCGCGTCGTCGTCACCCGCCTCGACGCCTCCTCCCCCGACGCCCGCCTCCTCGCCGTCCGTGCCGTGCTGTCGATCGCCGGCCTGTCGTGGCGCGAAGCGGATGCCGTCCTCCTCTCTCTCGATACGGAGCCCTGA
- the mnhG gene encoding monovalent cation/H(+) antiporter subunit G, whose amino-acid sequence MNEVREVVVLVLVIIGALLCLTAAVGLLRFRDVPTRLHAATKPQVLGFLLICIAIAISLESWAVTAFLVPVMLIQLATAPLSAHMVGRQAYRNGTIDERSLVVDELADDKRTPPAAGG is encoded by the coding sequence ATGAACGAGGTGCGTGAGGTCGTGGTGCTGGTGCTCGTCATCATCGGTGCTCTGCTGTGCCTGACGGCGGCGGTCGGTCTGCTGCGCTTCCGCGACGTGCCGACGCGCCTGCACGCCGCGACGAAGCCGCAGGTGCTCGGGTTCCTCCTCATCTGCATCGCCATCGCGATCTCGTTGGAGAGCTGGGCGGTGACGGCGTTCCTCGTGCCGGTGATGCTCATCCAGCTCGCGACGGCGCCCCTGTCGGCGCACATGGTCGGCCGCCAGGCGTATCGCAACGGCACGATCGACGAGCGTTCGCTCGTGGTCGACGAGCTCGCCGACGACAAGCGCACTCCCCCCGCCGCCGGCGGCTGA
- a CDS encoding GIY-YIG nuclease family protein produces the protein MPYVYMLRCSDGTLYVGSTHDLARRLAQHQAGEGAAYTRRRRPVELYWSSECARIDEAFAWEKRLQGWSHAKRIAFAEGGLDAVRGWSAAHRRRSPGD, from the coding sequence ATGCCGTACGTCTATATGCTGCGCTGCTCCGACGGGACGCTCTACGTCGGGAGCACGCATGACCTCGCGCGGCGGCTCGCGCAGCACCAGGCGGGAGAGGGCGCGGCGTACACGCGACGTCGACGTCCGGTCGAGCTGTACTGGTCGAGCGAGTGCGCGCGCATCGATGAGGCGTTCGCGTGGGAGAAGCGGCTGCAGGGATGGAGTCACGCCAAGCGCATCGCCTTTGCGGAGGGTGGACTGGATGCCGTGCGCGGCTGGAGCGCCGCACATCGCCGCCGTTCCCCTGGGGACTGA
- a CDS encoding penicillin acylase family protein translates to MELSTPMSDASHARLSIDDPTGPDGVGTATDGNPAAPRRRRSLGRTIGAWAFGVVAGVTVLALIAAGILLYTVQRSFPQLEGTVALPGLGAEVSVMRDELGIPTIVADSSADLFYAQGYVHAQDRFWEMDFRRHVTAGRLSELFGESQLGTDRFLRTLGWHEIAAQEVEALDERERGYYEAYADGVNAYLADHSGSAASLEYAVLGLQNPGYEIERWTAVDSVAWLKAMAWDLRSNIEDETARALLAQTHTPEQIAELYPGYPYDTNPVIVPVITPPAGDAADTDADTASLRLDWKEVGSVIEAASALLGGVGEGVGSNSWVVSGALTESGLPLLSNDPHLGASMPSVWYQVGLRCRTVSEECPFDVAGFSFSGMPGVIIGHNATVAWGFTNLTTDVTDLYLEKVEGDSYWRDGELVPLDVRTETIEVAGGASEELVIRSTVHGPIVSGLTGDFTAIADDPYTGETDAVTAPSATGDVPATGEYAVSLQWTALQPGTTARALFALNTAASIEDFRAAASLFDVPAQNLVYADTAGNIGYQTPGRLPIRGAGDGSMPQPGWDSAYDWQGFIPFDELPMAFNPESGYIVTANNAIVDEDYEYFLTNDWDYGWRAARIVHLIERAAAGGKLTADDMSAIQADDEFWIGKRLAAAFADVEVEGEGARAGVALLEQWDAQSTADSAAAAYANVLWDELAQNLFSRREAPASLAGQGRLFLVVDRLLDDPASDWWVNDDVGVSGRDEMLVRSAEDAYDRLVTLQGDNPARWNWGSLHTLTLTNGSFGESGIAPIEMLFNRGPFPVGGGASVVDATGWALGEDFSTSTVPSMRMTIDLSDLDASRWNHLTGASGHAFHPNYTDQFAAWQEKRQTPWAFTPDAVAAATTHTLTLTPAD, encoded by the coding sequence GTGGAGCTCTCGACACCGATGTCCGACGCCTCGCACGCACGCCTGTCCATCGACGACCCCACCGGCCCCGACGGGGTCGGGACGGCCACAGACGGAAACCCCGCCGCACCGCGCCGCCGCCGATCGTTGGGCCGGACGATCGGCGCGTGGGCGTTCGGTGTCGTCGCGGGCGTCACCGTGCTCGCCCTGATCGCCGCCGGCATCCTGCTCTACACCGTGCAGCGGTCGTTCCCCCAGCTCGAGGGCACCGTCGCCCTGCCGGGCCTCGGGGCAGAGGTCAGCGTGATGCGCGACGAACTCGGCATCCCGACCATCGTCGCCGACTCGTCGGCCGACCTCTTCTACGCGCAGGGGTATGTGCACGCACAGGACCGGTTCTGGGAGATGGACTTCCGCCGCCACGTCACCGCCGGCCGGCTCTCGGAACTGTTCGGGGAGTCGCAGCTGGGCACCGACCGGTTCCTCCGCACGCTGGGCTGGCACGAGATCGCCGCACAGGAGGTCGAGGCGCTCGACGAGCGGGAGCGCGGCTACTACGAGGCGTATGCCGACGGCGTCAACGCGTATCTCGCCGACCACTCCGGCAGCGCCGCCTCGCTCGAGTACGCGGTGCTCGGACTCCAGAACCCGGGCTACGAGATCGAACGGTGGACGGCGGTCGACTCCGTCGCGTGGCTCAAGGCGATGGCCTGGGACCTCCGCAGCAACATCGAAGACGAGACGGCGCGCGCCCTCCTCGCCCAGACGCACACCCCCGAGCAGATCGCCGAGCTATACCCCGGGTACCCCTACGACACGAACCCCGTGATCGTCCCCGTCATCACTCCGCCCGCGGGCGACGCCGCCGACACCGACGCCGACACGGCATCCCTCCGGCTGGACTGGAAGGAGGTCGGCAGCGTCATCGAGGCGGCGAGCGCGCTCCTCGGCGGCGTCGGCGAGGGGGTCGGCTCGAACTCCTGGGTCGTCTCGGGTGCGCTGACGGAGAGCGGGCTGCCGCTCCTGTCGAACGACCCGCATCTGGGCGCGTCGATGCCGAGCGTCTGGTACCAGGTGGGTCTGCGGTGTAGGACGGTCTCCGAGGAGTGCCCGTTCGACGTCGCCGGGTTCAGCTTCTCCGGGATGCCGGGGGTGATCATCGGGCACAACGCGACGGTCGCGTGGGGGTTCACGAACCTCACGACCGACGTCACCGACCTGTATCTCGAGAAGGTCGAGGGCGACAGCTACTGGCGCGACGGCGAGCTCGTGCCGCTCGACGTGCGCACCGAGACGATCGAGGTCGCCGGCGGTGCATCGGAGGAGCTGGTGATCCGCTCGACGGTGCACGGCCCCATCGTGTCGGGCCTCACGGGCGACTTCACCGCCATCGCCGACGATCCGTACACGGGGGAGACGGATGCCGTCACGGCGCCCTCCGCGACGGGCGACGTTCCCGCGACCGGCGAGTACGCGGTGTCGCTCCAGTGGACGGCGCTGCAGCCGGGGACGACCGCCCGGGCGCTGTTCGCGCTCAACACGGCCGCGAGCATCGAGGACTTCCGCGCGGCGGCATCCCTCTTCGACGTTCCCGCGCAGAACCTCGTCTACGCCGACACGGCGGGCAACATCGGCTACCAGACGCCGGGCCGGTTGCCGATCCGCGGCGCGGGCGACGGGTCGATGCCACAGCCGGGGTGGGATTCCGCCTACGACTGGCAGGGCTTCATCCCGTTCGACGAGCTGCCGATGGCGTTCAACCCCGAGAGCGGGTACATCGTCACCGCCAACAACGCGATCGTCGACGAGGACTACGAGTACTTCCTCACGAACGACTGGGACTACGGCTGGCGCGCCGCGCGCATCGTGCACCTGATCGAACGGGCTGCGGCGGGCGGCAAGCTCACCGCCGACGACATGTCGGCGATCCAGGCCGACGACGAGTTCTGGATCGGCAAGCGGCTCGCCGCCGCGTTCGCCGATGTCGAGGTGGAGGGCGAGGGAGCCCGCGCGGGCGTCGCGCTGCTGGAGCAGTGGGATGCGCAGAGCACGGCCGACAGCGCCGCCGCGGCATACGCGAACGTGCTGTGGGACGAACTCGCGCAGAACCTGTTCTCGCGTCGGGAGGCCCCGGCATCCCTCGCGGGTCAGGGCCGACTGTTCCTCGTGGTCGACCGGCTGCTGGACGATCCTGCGTCGGACTGGTGGGTCAACGACGACGTGGGCGTGTCGGGGCGGGACGAGATGCTCGTGCGCAGCGCGGAAGACGCGTACGACCGGCTCGTGACGCTGCAGGGAGACAACCCTGCGCGGTGGAACTGGGGGTCGCTGCACACGCTGACCCTGACGAACGGGTCGTTCGGCGAGAGCGGCATCGCCCCGATCGAGATGCTGTTCAACCGTGGACCTTTCCCCGTCGGCGGTGGCGCGTCGGTCGTGGATGCCACGGGCTGGGCGCTCGGCGAGGACTTCTCGACCTCGACGGTGCCGTCGATGCGCATGACGATCGACCTGTCCGACCTCGATGCGTCGCGGTGGAACCATCTGACCGGCGCGAGCGGGCACGCGTTCCACCCCAACTACACCGACCAGTTCGCGGCATGGCAGGAGAAGCGGCAGACGCCGTGGGCGTTCACCCCGGACGCGGTGGCCGCCGCCACCACCCACACCCTCACCCTGACCCCCGCCGACTGA
- a CDS encoding monovalent cation/H+ antiporter complex subunit F: MTVVLLGVIYVVFAVSALLTVWRIVVGPSILDRAVASDVLLTLVMCALGAEMAINHHTRTLPLLLIVAAVGVFGSISIARFVARRDGAER; the protein is encoded by the coding sequence ATGACCGTCGTGCTGCTGGGCGTCATCTACGTCGTCTTCGCCGTGTCGGCACTGCTGACCGTGTGGCGCATCGTCGTGGGCCCCTCGATCCTCGACCGCGCCGTGGCATCCGATGTGCTGTTGACCCTCGTCATGTGCGCGCTCGGTGCGGAGATGGCGATCAACCATCACACCCGCACGCTGCCGCTGCTGCTGATCGTCGCGGCCGTGGGCGTGTTCGGCTCGATCTCGATCGCCCGGTTCGTGGCCCGACGCGACGGAGCGGAGCGATGA
- a CDS encoding ATP-binding protein, producing MQALTNPYTPNAGAEPQAVVGRDDQLGSFDLLLARIERGRTEQSMIITGLRGVGKTVLLGQFRAKALARDWVVVELEVSKNDENHFRNALATKLRTALFELSPKARWTDRFTHAAQVLRSFTVSVDASGTWSAGLDVDAAEGYADHSNLALDVTDVFVALGEAAQERERGVVLLLDEVQFLSKPQLEAVIEALHKMVQRKLPVTMVGAGLPQIAELAGDAKSYAERLFKFPSIGNLGEDDAKAALTKPAAEEGVSFENGALTKAIEITGGYPYFLQELGYAVWTVAEGPRISVDDVVLAVPGYEAKLDESFFRVRLDRATEMQRAYLRAMAELGPAPQKASEVADVMGRTSQNLGPTRAELINMGLLYTPEHGYAAFTVPHFDKFLIRAVPTLEVPPLRPRPPKNSRSR from the coding sequence ATGCAGGCTCTGACCAACCCCTACACCCCGAATGCCGGCGCCGAACCACAAGCGGTGGTAGGACGCGATGACCAGCTCGGTTCGTTCGACCTGCTCCTCGCCCGCATCGAACGAGGCCGCACCGAACAGTCGATGATCATCACGGGCCTGCGCGGGGTAGGAAAGACGGTGCTCCTCGGCCAGTTCCGTGCAAAGGCGCTTGCGCGCGATTGGGTGGTCGTTGAACTCGAAGTGAGCAAGAACGACGAGAACCACTTTCGCAATGCGCTCGCCACAAAACTCAGGACCGCCCTGTTCGAGTTGTCTCCGAAAGCGCGGTGGACGGACCGGTTCACACACGCTGCGCAGGTACTGCGGTCGTTCACCGTCAGCGTCGATGCCTCCGGCACCTGGTCCGCCGGCCTCGATGTCGATGCTGCTGAGGGTTATGCGGACCACTCGAACCTTGCATTGGACGTCACCGATGTCTTCGTAGCCCTAGGGGAAGCAGCGCAAGAACGCGAGCGAGGAGTCGTGCTCCTCCTGGACGAGGTGCAGTTCCTCAGCAAGCCTCAGCTCGAGGCCGTCATCGAGGCGCTGCACAAGATGGTCCAGCGGAAGCTCCCGGTGACAATGGTGGGCGCCGGTCTACCGCAGATCGCGGAGCTCGCGGGCGATGCGAAGTCCTACGCGGAGAGGTTGTTCAAGTTCCCTTCCATCGGAAATCTTGGCGAAGACGACGCCAAGGCCGCCCTCACCAAGCCGGCTGCAGAGGAGGGGGTCAGTTTCGAGAACGGCGCACTGACAAAAGCCATAGAGATTACGGGAGGCTACCCGTACTTTCTCCAAGAGCTTGGATACGCGGTCTGGACAGTAGCCGAAGGACCGAGAATCTCTGTCGACGACGTCGTGCTGGCCGTGCCCGGCTACGAGGCCAAACTCGACGAGTCCTTCTTCCGCGTCCGCCTCGATCGTGCCACTGAGATGCAGCGCGCCTACTTGCGTGCGATGGCGGAACTCGGTCCCGCTCCCCAAAAGGCATCCGAGGTTGCGGACGTCATGGGGCGGACGTCTCAGAATCTCGGTCCTACACGGGCCGAACTGATCAACATGGGACTGCTGTACACGCCCGAGCACGGATATGCCGCATTCACCGTCCCTCACTTCGACAAGTTCCTCATCCGGGCAGTGCCGACGTTGGAAGTCCCGCCGCTGAGACCGAGACCACCGAAGAATTCGAGGTCGCGCTAA
- a CDS encoding YhgE/Pip domain-containing protein, translating into MKIPALISAEFRRLTATRMSVIALIALTLVPVLYGGLYLWANQDPYGKFEDVPVALVDLDAGVPASANQDAADYGAQVADQLLDGGAFDWQLLGADAAADALRNGDVDFTVTLPADFSAALTSAGGDDPHQATIVLSTNDANNYLASSIGSQAVEKIRRSVAELVGEEVAGRLLDGIADIRAQLVTATDGATKLTDGADDAVAGATTLADGAGELSKGAKTAATGAKTLADGADTLASGSARVASGAARVADGAQQVADGTATLAGYADRAGDAVDRAVGLLPDARADIERALTEHGLSASEVAAVLAELDPLGDALATGADRVDAAVGKVDALASGAAQVSDGADQVASGSAQVSNGAEELADGAGRLASGTSELSDGAARLDAGAERLRAGLSTLANGADELRAGLADGVAALPDASADLRAAQAETIADPVAVDSSSTAHASDYGAGLAPFFAALAAWIGIYALFLIVKPVSRRAVTALRSPVRIALAGWLTPALLGAVGMIVLFGVLSLALGFGFAHPLGTLGILVLASFTYAAIILALNVWLGSVGQFVGLVLMVLQLVTAGGTFPWQTLPGPLAALHHVLPMGYVVDAMRQLMYGGALDRVAGDVAVLLLWLGAALGVAIAGVARMTHRRTLRDLQPSLIG; encoded by the coding sequence ATGAAGATCCCCGCGCTCATCTCGGCGGAGTTCCGTCGCCTCACCGCGACCCGCATGTCAGTCATCGCGCTCATTGCGCTCACGCTCGTGCCGGTGCTCTACGGCGGCCTGTACCTGTGGGCGAATCAAGACCCGTACGGCAAGTTCGAGGACGTGCCGGTGGCTTTGGTCGACCTCGACGCGGGCGTGCCGGCATCCGCGAATCAGGATGCCGCTGACTACGGTGCGCAGGTGGCGGACCAGCTGCTCGACGGCGGCGCGTTCGACTGGCAGCTCCTCGGGGCCGACGCCGCCGCCGATGCCCTCCGCAACGGCGATGTCGACTTCACCGTGACACTCCCCGCCGACTTCTCCGCCGCGCTCACGAGCGCCGGCGGCGACGACCCCCACCAGGCAACGATCGTCCTGTCCACCAACGACGCCAACAACTACCTCGCGTCGTCGATCGGTTCGCAGGCGGTCGAGAAGATCCGACGCTCGGTCGCCGAACTCGTCGGTGAGGAAGTAGCCGGACGCCTGCTCGACGGCATCGCCGACATCCGCGCGCAGCTCGTGACGGCCACCGACGGCGCGACGAAGCTCACCGACGGTGCCGACGACGCGGTCGCCGGCGCGACCACGCTGGCCGACGGCGCGGGCGAACTCTCGAAGGGAGCAAAGACGGCGGCGACCGGGGCGAAGACCCTCGCCGACGGTGCCGACACGCTCGCGTCGGGTTCGGCGCGCGTCGCGTCGGGAGCGGCCCGAGTCGCCGACGGCGCCCAGCAGGTGGCCGACGGCACGGCGACCCTCGCCGGGTACGCCGACCGCGCCGGCGACGCCGTCGATCGCGCCGTCGGGCTCCTCCCCGACGCGCGGGCCGACATCGAGCGTGCGCTCACCGAGCACGGGCTCTCGGCATCCGAGGTCGCCGCGGTGCTCGCCGAACTCGACCCGCTCGGCGACGCGCTGGCGACCGGCGCCGACCGCGTCGACGCCGCCGTCGGCAAGGTCGACGCCCTCGCCTCCGGTGCCGCCCAGGTCTCCGACGGCGCCGATCAGGTCGCGTCGGGCTCGGCGCAGGTGTCCAACGGGGCCGAAGAGCTCGCGGACGGCGCGGGGCGACTGGCATCCGGCACGTCCGAGCTGTCCGACGGGGCGGCGCGACTCGACGCGGGGGCGGAGCGTCTGCGCGCGGGCCTCAGCACGCTCGCGAACGGCGCGGACGAGCTGCGGGCGGGACTCGCCGACGGAGTCGCGGCCCTCCCCGACGCGTCGGCCGACCTCCGCGCCGCGCAGGCCGAGACGATCGCCGACCCGGTCGCGGTCGACAGCAGCAGCACCGCGCACGCGTCGGACTACGGCGCCGGGCTCGCACCGTTCTTCGCCGCCCTGGCCGCGTGGATCGGCATCTACGCCCTGTTCCTCATCGTCAAGCCGGTCTCCCGTCGCGCCGTCACGGCGCTGCGCTCGCCCGTCCGGATCGCTCTCGCGGGCTGGCTCACCCCCGCCCTCCTCGGCGCGGTGGGCATGATCGTGCTGTTCGGGGTGCTCTCCCTCGCCCTGGGATTCGGGTTCGCCCACCCGCTCGGCACCCTCGGCATCCTGGTGCTCGCGTCGTTCACCTACGCGGCGATCATCCTGGCGCTGAACGTGTGGCTCGGCTCGGTCGGTCAGTTCGTCGGGCTCGTGCTCATGGTGCTGCAGTTGGTCACAGCCGGCGGCACCTTCCCGTGGCAGACCCTCCCCGGCCCGCTCGCCGCCCTCCATCACGTGCTCCCGATGGGCTACGTCGTGGATGCCATGCGCCAGCTGATGTACGGGGGTGCCCTCGACCGCGTCGCCGGCGACGTGGCGGTGCTCCTGCTGTGGCTCGGTGCCGCGCTCGGGGTGGCGATCGCGGGCGTCGCCCGCATGACGCACCGCCGCACCCTGCGCGATCTGCAGCCGAGCCTCATCGGCTGA
- a CDS encoding Na+/H+ antiporter subunit E has translation MNSKTVLVSVWRQLPFFIWLIALWMLLWGQFTVLSFLTGIAVAIFVTRVFRLPAVELSGRVNLWWGFVFSLEFVLALVRGSITVAWQVLDFRSQPGTAIIAVPLVTDDDLIMTHVAVTASLIPGSLIVDIDRDRRILYLHVIGVRDQAQVDAQRTAVQHWEERIVRAVGSRAQGDAIRAAGDSRVSDRRFAG, from the coding sequence GTGAACTCCAAGACCGTTCTCGTCAGCGTGTGGCGTCAGCTGCCGTTCTTCATCTGGCTGATCGCCCTGTGGATGCTGCTGTGGGGGCAGTTCACGGTGCTGTCCTTCCTCACGGGGATCGCCGTCGCGATCTTCGTGACGCGGGTGTTCCGTCTGCCGGCGGTCGAGCTCTCGGGTCGGGTCAACCTCTGGTGGGGCTTCGTGTTCTCGCTCGAGTTCGTACTCGCCCTCGTCCGCGGATCGATCACGGTGGCGTGGCAGGTGCTCGACTTCCGGTCGCAGCCGGGTACGGCCATCATCGCCGTGCCGCTCGTCACCGACGACGACCTCATCATGACGCACGTCGCGGTCACGGCATCCCTCATTCCCGGGTCGCTCATCGTCGACATCGACCGCGACCGCCGCATCCTCTACCTCCACGTCATCGGCGTGCGCGACCAGGCGCAGGTCGACGCGCAGCGCACGGCCGTGCAGCACTGGGAGGAGCGGATCGTCCGGGCCGTGGGCTCGCGCGCCCAGGGGGATGCCATTCGCGCCGCGGGCGATTCGCGCGTCTCCGACAGGAGGTTCGCCGGATGA